The Setaria italica strain Yugu1 chromosome IX, Setaria_italica_v2.0, whole genome shotgun sequence genome has a window encoding:
- the LOC101768516 gene encoding pentatricopeptide repeat-containing protein At1g09900 gives MVTSSLPPPTIPGSKPPPKLRPAVLAASAPTATTSTDAAAGGRLSALIRSLCAAGRTAEAARALSAAGDGAGIVAYNAMVAGYCRAGQLPAARRLAAAVPVPPNAYTYFPIVRALCARGRIADALAVLDEMPRRGCAPIPPMYHVILEAACRGGGFRSAVRVLGSLHQRGCTLDVGNFNLVLNAICDQGSVDEAVRLLRDLPSFGCQPDVVSYNAVLKGLCMAKRWGEVEELMEEMVKVDCPPNIVTFNTLIGYLCRNGLFERVHEVLAQMADHGCTPDIRMYATIIDGICKEGHLEVAHEILSRMPSYGLKPNVVCYNTVLKGLCSAERWEEAEELLADMFDKDCPLDDVTFNILVDFFCRNGLVDRVIELLEQMLEHGCMPDVITYTTVINGFCKEGLIDEAVMLLKSMAACGCKPNTISYTIVLKGLCSAERWVDAEELMAQMIQQGCPPNPFTFNTLINFLCKKGMVEQAIELLKQMLVNGCSPDLISYSTVIDGLGKAGKTDEALELLNVMVNKGMSPNTIIYSSIACALSREGRINKVIQMIDSIQDATIRSDPVLYNAVISSLCKRGETDRAIEFLAYMVSCGCMPNESTYTILIRGLASEGFVKEAQEMLSELCSRGALRKQLMKHFGIE, from the coding sequence ATGGTCACCTCGTCGCTCCCGCCGCCCACCATCCCGGGCTCCAAGCCTCCCCCCAAGCTCAGgcccgccgtgctcgccgcctccgcccccaccgcgACGACATCCAccgacgcggccgccggcggccgcctctCCGCGCTCATCCGCTCGCTCTGCGCCGCGGGCCGCACCGCGGAGGCCGCGCGGGCGCTGTCCGCTGCGGGGGACGGCGCGGGCATCGTCGCCTACAACGCCATGGTGGCGGGCTACTGCCGCGCGGGCCAgctccccgccgcgcgccgcctcgccgcggccgtGCCCGTCCCGCCCAACGCCTACACCTACTTCCCCATCGTGCGCGCCCTCTGCGCGCGGGGCCGGATCGCCGACGCGCTCGCGGTGCTCGACGAGATGCCCCGCCGCGGATGCGCGCCCATCCCGCCCATGTACCACGTCATCCTCGAGGCCGCCTGCAGGGGCGGCGGGTTCCGGAGCGCCGTCCGGGTCCTCGGGTCGCTCCACCAGAGGGGGTGCACGCTGGACGTCGGCAACTTCAACCTCGTCCTCAACGCCATCTGCGACCAGGGGTCCGTCGACGAGGCCGTGCGGCTGCTGCGGGACCTGCCGTCCTTCGGGTGCCAGCCGGACGTGGTGAGCTACAACGCCGTGCTCAAGGGCCTGTGCATGGCCAAGCGCTggggcgaggtggaggagctcatGGAGGAGATGGTGAAGGTCGACTGCCCGCCTAACATCGTCACATTCAACACACTGATTGGGTACTTGTGCCGGAACGGGCTTTTCGAGCGGGTGCACGAGGTGCTCGCGCAAATGGCAGACCACGGATGCACGCCGGACATCAGAATGTACGCGACCATCATCGATGGGATCTGCAAGGAGGGGCATCTTGAGGTTGCTCATGAGATTTTGAGCAGGATGCCATCATACGGGCTGAAGCCCAACGTGGTTTGCTACAACACCGTGCTGAAGGGATTGTGTAGTGCCGAGCGGTGGGAGGAAGCTGAGGAGTTGCTGGCAGATATGTTTGACAAGGATTGCCCGCTTGACGATGTCACATTCAACATACTCGTTGATTTCTTCTGCCGGAATGGGCTGGTTGACAGGGTGATCGAACTTCTTGAGCAGATGTTGGAGCACGGATGCATGCCGGACGTCATCACATACACTACGGTGATCAATGGCTTCTGCAAAGAAGGGCTTATCGACGAAGCTGTCATGTTGTTGAAAAGTATGGCAGCCTGCGGATGCAAGCCGAATACCATAAGCTATACTATTGTGCTGAAAGGTTTGTGCAGCGCGGAACGATGGGTGGATGCTGAGGAGCTGATGGCTCAAATGATTCAGCAAGGTTGTCCTCCAAATCCTTTTACGTTCAATACGCTCATCAATTTCTTGTGTAAAAAGGGAATGGTTGAGCAGGCCATTGAACTTCTTAAGCAGATGCTAGTGAATGGTTGCAGTCCCGACCTGATTAGTTACAGCACAGTGATTGATGGGCTTGGCAAGGCTGGCAAGACGGATGAAGCACTGGAGCTGTTAAATGTGATGGTCAACAAAGGGATGAGTCCAAACACAATCATTTATTCATCAATAGCTTGCGCCCTCTCAAGAGAAGGTAGAATTAACAAGGTTATTCAGATGATTGACAGCATCCAAGATGCCACAATAAGATCCGATCCAGTGCTCTACAATGCAGTTATTTCTTCGCTCTGCAAAAGAGGGGAAACAGATCGTGCTATTGAATTTTTGGCTTATATGGTGTCCTGTGGATGCATGCCCAACGAATCAACCTATACTATACTTATTCGAGGCTTAGCAAGTGAGGGATTTGTAAAGGAGGCACAGGAGATGCTCAGTGAGTTGTGCTCCAGAGGTGCTCTAAGAAAGCAATTGATGAAGCATTTTGGTATTGAGTAA
- the LOC101768114 gene encoding polyadenylate-binding protein RBP45 has product MMQPPPPPPQQQQWAMAPPPPPQYYQAGHPPPPPPQFYQAGPPPPAMWGQPPPQAAPAPAPAPSGSGGGDEAKTLWIGDLQYWMDENYLYSCFSQAGEVISVKIIRNKQTGQPEGYGFIEFGNHALAEQVLQNYNGQMMPNGNQPFKLNWATSGAGEKRGDDGSDYTIFVGDLASDVTDFILQDTFKSRYPSVKGAKVVFDRTTGRSKGYGFVKFGDLDEQTRAMTEMNGQYCSSRPMRLGPASNKKNISGQQQPSSATYPNTQGTDSDNDPNNTTVFVGGLDPSVTDEVLRQTFSPYGELLYVKIPVGKRCGFVQYSNRASAEEAIRVLNGTQLGGQSVRLSWGRSPANKQPQQEQNQWSSGYYGYPQGYDPYGYARPPQDPAMYAYTAYPGYGNYQQQPPQQPPPQQ; this is encoded by the exons AtgatgcagccgccgccgccgccgccgcagcagcagcaatgggcaatggcgccgccgcccccaccgcagTACTACCAGGCGGGgcacccaccgccgccgcccccgcagtTCTACCAGGCGGGGCCACCGCCTCCCGCTATGTggggccagccgccgccgcaggctgcgccggcgccggcgccggcaccgtcCGGCAGCGGGGGAGGGGACGAGGCTAAGACCCTCTGGATCGGGGACCTGCAGTACTGGATGGACGAGAACTACCTCTACAGCTGCTTCTCCCAAGCCGGCGAG GTTATTTCAGTGAAGATAATTCGGAACAAGCAGACTGGGCAGCCTGAGGGTTATGGTTTTATTGAATTTGGCAACCATGCATTAGCTGAACAAGTTCTTCAGAATTATAATGGTCAAATGATGCCTAATGGTAATCAACCTTTCAAATTGAATTGGGCTACAAGTGGGGCTGGTGAGAAACGTGGAGATGATGGCTCAGATTATACTATATTTGTTGGGGATCTGGCCTCAGATGTTACAGATTTCATTCTACAAGATACATTCAAGAGTCGTTATCCATCAGTCAAGGGTGCAAAAGTTGTCTTTGACAGAACTACCGGCCGCTCGAAAGGCTATGGTTTTGTTAAATTTGGAGATTTGGATGAACAGACTCGAGCTATGACTGAAATGAATGGACAATACTGTTCTAGCAGGCCCATGCGCCTTGGACCAGCATCCAACAAGAAGAATATCAGTGGACAACAACAGCCATCTAGTG CTACATACCCGAATACACAAGGAACTGATTCTGATAATGATCCAAACAATACTACT GTATTTGTTGGTGGTCTTGACCCGAGTGTGACTGATGAGGTTCTGAGGCAAACCTTCAGTCCATATGGAGAGCTTCTCTATGTCAAAATACCTGTAGGAAAGCGATGCGGATTTGTGCAATATTCTAACAG GGCATCAGCTGAGGAGGCCATAAGGGTGCTAAATGGAACCCAGTTAGGAGGCCAGAGCGTAAGGCTCTCGTGGGGTCGTAGCCCTGCAAACAAACAG CCTCAGCAAGAGCAGAACCAATGGAGCAGCGGCTACTATGGTTATCCCCAAGGTTATGATCCATATGGTTATGCTCGGCCTCCTCAAGATCCTGCCATGTATGCGTATACAGCATATCCAGGGTATGGAAATTACCAGCAGCAACCACCACAGCAGCCCCCACCACAACAG TAA